A genomic stretch from Mycobacterium malmoense includes:
- a CDS encoding SDR family NAD(P)-dependent oxidoreductase, whose product MAATEDATGKENREWSEADVPDQSGRVAVVTGANTGIGYQTAAALAYRGAHVVLAVRNLEKGNAALSRIVAARPRADVTLQALDLSSLDSVRAAADALRAAYPRIDLLINNAGVMWTPKQVTEDGFELQFGTNHLGHFALTGLVLDHLLSVRGSRVVTVSSLGHRLRAAIHFDDLQWERRYDRVAAYGQSKLANLLFTYELQRRLAARPGAHTIAVAAHPGGSNTDLARNLPGIFQPLKAVLGPVLFQSPAMGALPTLRAATDPAVAGGQYYGPAGFLEQRGHPKIVQSSAQSHDEELQRRLWAVSEQLTGVKFPV is encoded by the coding sequence ATGGCTGCCACCGAGGATGCGACCGGCAAAGAGAACCGCGAATGGTCGGAGGCCGATGTGCCCGACCAGAGCGGCCGCGTCGCCGTCGTCACCGGCGCCAACACCGGCATCGGGTACCAGACGGCCGCCGCCCTGGCCTATCGCGGTGCCCACGTCGTGCTCGCGGTACGCAACCTCGAGAAGGGCAACGCCGCCCTGTCGCGCATCGTCGCCGCCCGCCCGCGCGCCGACGTCACGCTCCAGGCGCTCGACCTGAGTTCGCTCGACTCGGTGCGTGCGGCCGCCGACGCGCTGCGCGCGGCCTATCCGCGCATCGACCTGCTGATCAACAACGCCGGGGTGATGTGGACCCCCAAGCAGGTCACCGAGGACGGCTTCGAGTTGCAGTTTGGCACCAACCATCTCGGCCACTTCGCGCTGACCGGGCTGGTGCTCGACCATCTGCTGTCGGTGCGCGGTTCCCGGGTGGTGACCGTCAGCAGCCTCGGCCACCGGCTGCGCGCCGCCATCCATTTCGACGACCTGCAGTGGGAACGCCGCTACGACCGGGTCGCCGCCTACGGGCAATCCAAGCTGGCCAACCTGCTGTTCACCTATGAGCTGCAGCGACGGCTGGCGGCCCGGCCCGGCGCACACACCATCGCCGTCGCCGCGCACCCGGGCGGCTCCAACACCGACCTCGCGCGCAACCTGCCGGGGATCTTCCAGCCGCTGAAAGCCGTGCTGGGTCCGGTGCTCTTCCAGAGCCCGGCGATGGGCGCCCTGCCCACGCTGCGGGCCGCCACCGACCCGGCCGTGGCGGGCGGTCAGTACTACGGGCCGGCCGGCTTCCTCGAGCAGCGCGGCCACCCGAAGATCGTCCAGTCCAGCGCCCAGTCCCACGACGAGGAACTGCAACGCCGGCTTTGGGCCGTCTCCGAACAACTCACCGGCGTCAAGTTTCCGGTCTGA
- a CDS encoding ATP-grasp domain-containing protein, translating into MIVLVDPVSTGPALSAALVERGENPLHLYGPHLKEAYLRDPHANKWLMKDEPSVLRRLSAMPVRAVIAGSEWGVTPANRLAHTLGLPHHLISRVRARRDKAAMNHALREAGLPAARTVYVRAGDDIACALAGFDLPVIVKPVGSAGGDGCVICAGPDEVHAAVRAGLGQRNLMGHNNSAMVIQDYLDGPQFIVNTVSLDGQHLLSDVHAVRIDRIGQRSVLRHSLLVTALDEQVTELVAFTLDCLDAVGVREGAAHTEVRMTRNGPRLIEVNARIMGASLQPALYRGALGYSQADLVAERFTDPDAFAKRFTDPYAPRAAMAMAFLNVPVPGTVLASPGLRRVRALPGFHGMEKIPEIGATIDEPWLCTGQAGMAYFLHPNREMLAHSLARLHRLEDDRELHRIQPLAEPDGTPKRP; encoded by the coding sequence ATGATCGTCTTGGTAGACCCGGTCTCGACCGGCCCGGCCCTGTCGGCGGCGTTGGTGGAACGCGGCGAGAACCCGCTGCACCTTTATGGACCGCACCTCAAGGAAGCCTATTTGCGTGACCCACACGCCAACAAGTGGTTGATGAAGGACGAGCCATCCGTGCTGCGGCGCCTGTCGGCGATGCCGGTGCGAGCGGTCATCGCGGGAAGCGAGTGGGGCGTCACCCCTGCTAACCGATTGGCACACACCCTCGGGCTGCCGCATCACCTCATTTCTCGTGTGCGCGCCCGTCGCGACAAGGCCGCGATGAATCACGCCTTGCGGGAGGCTGGACTGCCGGCCGCACGAACCGTCTACGTCCGCGCTGGCGACGATATCGCTTGCGCGTTAGCCGGTTTCGACCTTCCCGTCATCGTCAAACCGGTCGGCTCGGCGGGCGGGGACGGGTGCGTGATCTGCGCCGGGCCCGACGAGGTGCATGCCGCGGTGCGCGCCGGGCTCGGCCAGCGAAACCTGATGGGCCACAACAATTCGGCGATGGTGATCCAGGATTACCTCGACGGCCCCCAGTTCATCGTCAACACCGTGAGCCTGGACGGGCAGCACCTGCTGTCCGACGTTCACGCCGTGCGCATCGACCGGATCGGGCAGCGATCCGTCCTGCGGCATTCGCTGCTGGTCACCGCCCTCGATGAGCAGGTGACGGAGCTCGTGGCGTTCACCCTGGACTGCCTGGATGCGGTCGGCGTTCGTGAAGGCGCCGCCCACACCGAGGTTCGCATGACGCGCAACGGTCCGCGGCTGATCGAGGTCAACGCCCGCATCATGGGCGCCTCGCTGCAACCTGCGCTGTATCGCGGCGCGCTCGGCTACAGCCAGGCCGACCTGGTCGCCGAACGCTTCACCGATCCCGACGCCTTCGCCAAGCGGTTCACCGACCCCTACGCGCCACGTGCCGCCATGGCGATGGCCTTCCTCAATGTCCCGGTTCCCGGAACCGTCCTGGCCTCACCCGGCCTGCGCCGCGTCCGAGCCCTTCCCGGTTTCCATGGCATGGAAAAGATTCCCGAAATCGGCGCGACGATCGACGAACCGTGGTTGTGCACCGGGCAGGCCGGGATGGCCTACTTCTTACACCCGAACCGCGAGATGCTCGCCCACTCGCTGGCAAGGCTGCACCGGCTGGAGGACGACCGCGAGTTGCACCGGATCCAGCCACTGGCCGAGCCGGATGGGACGCCGAAGCGTCCCTGA
- a CDS encoding SagB/ThcOx family dehydrogenase → MRLRRRFGLMCYWHDGAFVVHGYPRSSPTKLDPVAVEILAAFDDWVEPAEALERLAGFDPESVGQAVTVLRDSGLLLTEGDEDADEDEAIARQWGPWAPESSFFHYATQDECYAPADLSAFPFDSMATDEFGAAGDGRAHTLFTAYPDADRLLLPRRPTRLAEPFGDVLYSRRTHREFADSPVALETLSVLLATVFGPVDFVNSGRSALMRRTSAAGGSRQEVDAYLCIRNVEGVPPGIYHYNCLEHSLELLAEGLTRERVVELCGMQEWAGGTAFLVVLSAAIDRMLSKYRGPRAYRVCLLNAGHLGQTFALTATALGLGPFQTAAFHDSTVAQACGLDNVGHTPLYILAAGYPETDPVTAPPVASLETFRRTTMRQNNFGRPTMP, encoded by the coding sequence ATGCGATTGCGGCGACGATTCGGCTTGATGTGCTACTGGCACGACGGTGCCTTCGTGGTTCACGGTTATCCGCGTTCGTCCCCAACCAAGCTCGATCCGGTGGCCGTCGAAATCCTTGCCGCCTTTGATGATTGGGTCGAGCCCGCTGAAGCCCTGGAGAGGTTGGCCGGATTCGATCCGGAGTCGGTCGGGCAGGCGGTCACCGTGTTGCGCGACAGCGGATTACTGCTGACCGAAGGCGACGAGGACGCCGACGAGGACGAGGCGATCGCCCGCCAGTGGGGGCCGTGGGCGCCGGAGTCGTCGTTCTTCCACTATGCGACGCAGGACGAATGCTATGCCCCGGCGGACCTGTCCGCCTTCCCCTTCGACTCGATGGCGACCGACGAGTTCGGCGCCGCTGGCGACGGTCGCGCGCACACATTGTTCACCGCCTACCCGGATGCCGACCGGCTGCTGCTGCCCCGCAGGCCGACCCGGCTGGCGGAGCCGTTCGGGGATGTGTTGTATAGCCGTCGAACCCATCGCGAATTCGCCGATTCGCCAGTCGCATTGGAGACGCTGTCGGTGCTTCTGGCAACGGTGTTCGGGCCGGTCGACTTCGTAAACTCCGGCCGGAGCGCATTGATGCGACGGACCAGCGCGGCCGGCGGCAGCCGCCAGGAAGTCGACGCATACCTCTGCATCCGCAACGTCGAGGGCGTGCCACCGGGCATCTACCATTACAACTGCCTGGAACACTCCCTTGAACTTCTGGCCGAAGGGTTGACCCGCGAGCGGGTCGTAGAGCTGTGCGGCATGCAGGAATGGGCCGGTGGCACGGCATTTCTCGTGGTGTTGTCCGCCGCCATCGACCGCATGCTCAGCAAGTATCGCGGCCCGCGCGCCTACCGGGTGTGTTTGCTCAATGCCGGCCACCTCGGCCAGACGTTCGCTTTGACGGCAACGGCTTTGGGGCTGGGGCCGTTTCAGACCGCGGCGTTCCACGACTCGACGGTGGCGCAGGCATGCGGGCTCGACAACGTCGGGCACACGCCGCTGTATATCCTTGCCGCCGGGTACCCGGAAACCGACCCGGTCACGGCGCCGCCGGTCGCGTCACTGGAAACCTTCCGGCGAACTACCATGCGGCAGAACAACTTCGGGCGCCCCACCATGCCCTGA
- a CDS encoding response regulator: MTRPTAHVTVVVSDDHPVYREGVVRALKETGTIRVVAEAADGRAALAAIREHRPDVALVDYKMPGLDGLDLVHAVERDGLPTRVIVLSAFDDAALVYQALAAGASGYLTKESDREEIAVAVTRCARGERYVPAQLASGLAGEVHQRARGEASLLSPRELEVVRMIAEGLSVPQMAQRLHLAPTTVRTHVQNLYEKLGVSDRGAAVAEAMRRRLLD, translated from the coding sequence ATGACCAGGCCCACGGCCCATGTAACTGTGGTGGTCAGTGATGACCATCCGGTGTACCGGGAGGGGGTCGTGCGTGCGCTGAAGGAAACCGGCACCATCCGGGTCGTCGCCGAGGCCGCCGACGGTCGGGCCGCTTTGGCGGCCATCCGTGAACACCGCCCCGACGTGGCGCTGGTGGACTACAAGATGCCCGGCCTGGACGGGCTCGACCTGGTCCATGCCGTCGAACGTGACGGGCTGCCGACGCGCGTCATCGTGTTGTCCGCGTTCGACGACGCGGCGCTGGTCTACCAAGCGCTGGCCGCGGGGGCCAGCGGGTATCTGACCAAGGAATCCGACCGTGAGGAGATCGCCGTCGCGGTGACCCGATGCGCCCGGGGCGAAAGATATGTTCCGGCCCAGTTGGCCAGCGGCCTGGCCGGCGAGGTCCACCAGCGCGCCCGCGGGGAGGCGTCGCTGCTGTCGCCGCGGGAATTGGAGGTAGTGCGGATGATCGCCGAGGGCCTGTCGGTGCCGCAGATGGCACAGCGACTTCACCTGGCACCGACCACCGTGCGCACCCATGTCCAAAACCTCTACGAAAAACTCGGGGTGTCCGACCGCGGCGCGGCGGTGGCCGAGGCGATGAGGCGGCGCCTGCTGGACTGA
- a CDS encoding PE family protein, whose amino-acid sequence MFSLTVQPEAVASAAADLHRLGSALRAGNALAAAPTTGAAPAAADMVSALTAAQFVAHAGMYQAVAAQAAAVHDSLVTTLRASAGSYDMTEAANAVATG is encoded by the coding sequence ATGTTTTCCCTGACCGTGCAACCAGAAGCGGTGGCGTCCGCGGCGGCCGACTTGCATCGTCTCGGCTCCGCGTTGCGCGCCGGTAATGCGCTCGCTGCCGCCCCGACGACCGGAGCGGCTCCTGCCGCCGCCGATATGGTGTCCGCCCTGACGGCCGCACAATTCGTCGCGCATGCCGGCATGTATCAGGCGGTCGCCGCTCAGGCGGCGGCGGTTCATGACTCGCTGGTGACAACGCTGCGGGCCAGTGCCGGTTCCTATGACATGACCGAGGCCGCCAACGCGGTGGCCACCGGCTGA
- a CDS encoding PPE family protein, translating to MDFGALPPEVNSARMYSGPGPGTMLAAGVAWDQLATELRLAATHYGSVVSDLTTGPWRGSSSVSMAAAAASQVGWLNAVAAQAEGTAGQAWAAVSAYEAALGMTVPPPVIAANRAQLMSLVATNFLGQNTPAIAATEAHYAQMWAQDAAAMYTYAGASAAATRLSPFTGPPQAVAVSQAAALPRLLSSVPTVLQTLASPLASSENPLLETGYMLEAMMAISSSTSIASSLTGMVRVATMPAGLVTNVASSLGSALQGGLAGAAAGSANLGGAVSANLGRAASLGALSVPPSWAMNAAPAIGPAAPLGGGVESATGLGAFAPGGLLGGLPLAMRARNVRGGPRIEQGRSVIPRTVFAG from the coding sequence ATGGATTTCGGAGCGTTACCCCCGGAAGTCAATTCGGCGCGGATGTATTCCGGACCCGGTCCGGGGACGATGCTGGCCGCGGGGGTGGCATGGGACCAATTGGCCACCGAGTTGCGTTTGGCGGCAACTCATTACGGGTCGGTGGTGTCGGATCTGACGACCGGGCCGTGGCGGGGCTCGTCGTCGGTGTCGATGGCGGCCGCGGCCGCTTCACAGGTCGGGTGGCTGAATGCCGTTGCCGCGCAGGCAGAGGGGACGGCCGGGCAGGCGTGGGCCGCGGTGTCCGCGTACGAAGCGGCACTGGGAATGACGGTGCCCCCGCCGGTGATCGCGGCGAATCGCGCGCAGTTGATGTCGTTGGTAGCCACCAACTTCCTGGGCCAGAACACCCCGGCGATCGCGGCTACCGAGGCCCACTACGCGCAAATGTGGGCACAGGACGCTGCCGCCATGTATACGTATGCGGGCGCGTCGGCGGCCGCGACGCGGTTGTCACCGTTCACCGGACCGCCGCAAGCGGTGGCCGTCTCTCAGGCGGCCGCCCTGCCTCGGCTACTGTCCTCGGTGCCCACCGTGTTGCAGACACTCGCGTCGCCGCTTGCGTCGTCTGAAAACCCGCTCCTCGAAACGGGTTACATGCTGGAGGCGATGATGGCAATCAGCTCATCCACGTCAATCGCGAGCTCGTTGACCGGGATGGTCCGGGTGGCGACCATGCCGGCCGGGCTGGTGACCAACGTGGCCTCGTCGTTAGGTTCGGCACTGCAAGGCGGTCTGGCCGGGGCGGCGGCAGGCTCGGCGAACCTCGGCGGAGCGGTGTCGGCGAATCTGGGCCGGGCCGCGTCGCTCGGCGCGTTGTCCGTGCCACCGAGTTGGGCGATGAACGCCGCACCCGCGATCGGCCCTGCCGCACCGCTCGGCGGCGGTGTCGAATCCGCCACCGGGTTAGGGGCCTTCGCGCCGGGAGGTCTGTTAGGCGGGCTGCCCCTGGCTATGCGCGCGCGCAATGTGCGCGGTGGTCCGCGCATCGAACAAGGTCGCTCGGTGATTCCGCGCACGGTTTTCGCCGGATAG
- a CDS encoding response regulator has protein sequence MDNRRPRITVVVADDHNVFRRGVVRALNGSEDLEVVGEVGDGHAALRAIRDLRPTVALLDYRMPGLDGLEVLSAVAGERLPTRVLLLSAFDDDPLARRALLQGACGYLNKESDRSEIVRAVIKCAAGAR, from the coding sequence ATGGATAACCGACGACCGCGAATCACGGTGGTGGTCGCCGACGACCACAACGTTTTTCGGCGCGGTGTGGTACGAGCGTTGAACGGCAGCGAGGATCTGGAGGTTGTCGGCGAGGTCGGTGACGGTCACGCCGCCCTCAGGGCGATACGTGACTTGAGGCCAACCGTGGCGCTGCTCGATTACCGAATGCCCGGGCTGGACGGGCTCGAGGTGCTAAGTGCGGTCGCGGGCGAACGGTTGCCGACACGGGTTCTGCTGCTCAGCGCCTTCGACGACGACCCGTTGGCGCGTAGGGCGTTGCTCCAAGGTGCCTGCGGCTATCTCAACAAGGAGTCTGACCGAAGCGAGATCGTCAGGGCGGTCATCAAGTGTGCGGCCGGCGCGCGATAA
- a CDS encoding sensor histidine kinase — translation MIGMGANDFDRVRQIHQLSALKIVSALRVGLVVIMFIAIHVGVTPHWRAQLVLSSVYAAVAAFALVVAFFPVGLSGAARRLQLIFAIIDVTAVLGYKLLSPAGAYLPLMVMALLPLMLMLDVSFRRAAVLLTVAVVAFAVAVYADRVLLHAISWGRPTLTVLMYAFLCSTALLAVYLQVRHVNEIAALSVSREQLLAQTMTASDEQQRKVSEFIHDGPLQYVLAARQDISEYAKAQPDERLEHALASLKNASEQLREATFELHPAVLEHAGLSAAVRKLASATAQRSGIPVTTDIDYPAANAVDPLVFGVVRELLSNVVRHSRATEANVTLKLVGQACHLDVVDNGVGISAEVAAEKLAQGHIGLASHRARVEAAGGAMRLVDTPAGTHISVVVRLRPAP, via the coding sequence GTGATCGGAATGGGTGCCAACGATTTCGACCGGGTCCGCCAGATACATCAGTTGAGTGCACTGAAGATCGTGTCGGCGCTTCGGGTGGGCCTGGTCGTCATCATGTTTATCGCGATCCATGTTGGGGTGACGCCGCACTGGCGGGCACAGCTCGTCTTGTCGAGCGTCTACGCTGCGGTGGCCGCGTTCGCGTTGGTGGTCGCCTTCTTTCCGGTTGGGCTGTCGGGGGCGGCGCGAAGGCTGCAACTGATCTTCGCGATCATCGATGTCACCGCCGTGTTGGGCTACAAGTTGCTGTCACCGGCCGGCGCGTATCTGCCGTTGATGGTGATGGCGCTGCTTCCGCTGATGTTGATGCTCGATGTGTCATTCAGGCGAGCCGCCGTGCTGCTCACCGTCGCCGTGGTCGCGTTTGCCGTCGCGGTCTACGCCGACCGAGTGCTGCTGCATGCCATCAGCTGGGGCAGGCCGACGCTGACCGTCTTGATGTATGCATTCTTGTGCTCTACGGCGCTATTGGCGGTTTACTTACAAGTCAGGCATGTCAATGAGATTGCGGCGCTGAGTGTTTCGCGCGAACAGTTGCTCGCCCAGACCATGACCGCATCCGACGAGCAGCAGCGGAAGGTGTCGGAGTTCATTCACGACGGGCCGCTTCAATACGTACTGGCGGCTCGCCAGGACATCTCGGAATACGCCAAGGCGCAACCGGACGAGCGGCTGGAGCACGCCTTGGCCAGTCTCAAGAACGCGTCGGAGCAATTGCGGGAAGCCACCTTTGAACTTCACCCGGCCGTCCTGGAGCACGCCGGACTGTCGGCGGCCGTCCGAAAGTTGGCTTCCGCCACGGCTCAGCGGTCGGGCATCCCGGTGACCACCGACATCGACTATCCGGCGGCGAATGCGGTCGACCCCCTGGTATTCGGGGTCGTGCGTGAATTGCTCTCCAACGTCGTACGTCATTCCCGGGCGACCGAGGCGAATGTGACGCTGAAGCTCGTCGGCCAGGCCTGTCATCTCGACGTGGTCGACAACGGCGTGGGCATCTCCGCCGAGGTGGCAGCGGAGAAACTCGCGCAGGGCCACATCGGGTTGGCGTCGCACCGGGCGCGTGTCGAAGCGGCGGGCGGCGCGATGCGGCTCGTCGATACGCCGGCGGGAACGCATATCAGTGTGGTGGTGCGGTTGCGCCCCGCGCCGTAG
- a CDS encoding cupin domain-containing protein, with the protein MSLVVPPYPPPRYTKDEPEISAWLKRADSPPDYETSGVKYHYLANQQATDGDYGLYRVDIPPAGGGPPAHFHRAMSEAFFVLSGTMKLYDGVQWADGHQGDFLYVPPGGVHGFRNEANEPASILMLFAPGAPREAYFEGFAALADMTDDERREWFVRHDNHWVQ; encoded by the coding sequence ATGTCCCTCGTCGTGCCGCCCTATCCGCCGCCCCGCTACACCAAGGACGAGCCGGAGATCAGCGCCTGGCTCAAGCGGGCCGACTCGCCGCCGGACTATGAGACCTCCGGGGTCAAGTACCACTACCTGGCCAATCAGCAGGCCACCGACGGCGACTACGGCCTCTACCGGGTAGACATTCCGCCCGCCGGCGGCGGGCCTCCGGCCCACTTTCACCGCGCGATGTCGGAGGCGTTCTTCGTGCTGTCCGGGACGATGAAGCTCTACGACGGCGTCCAATGGGCCGACGGCCATCAGGGCGATTTCCTCTACGTTCCGCCCGGCGGCGTCCACGGGTTCCGCAACGAGGCGAACGAACCGGCGTCGATCCTGATGCTCTTCGCACCGGGTGCGCCGCGAGAGGCCTACTTCGAAGGTTTCGCCGCGCTGGCCGACATGACCGACGACGAACGCCGGGAGTGGTTCGTCCGCCACGACAATCACTGGGTGCAGTAA
- a CDS encoding SDR family NAD(P)-dependent oxidoreductase, whose protein sequence is MAKWTTSDIPDQSGRVAIITGANTGLGYETALALAERGARVVLAVRNLDKGKDAAARITAQSPHAEVSLQELDLTSLGSIRAAADQLRSEHDRIDLLVNNAGVMWTPKSTTKDGFELQFGTNHLGHFAFTGLLLDRLLPVAGSRVVTVSSIGHRIRADIHFDDLQWERRYSRVGAYGQSKLANLLFTYELQRRLAPRGTTIAVAAHPGGSRTELTRNLPAPLARVFSVVEPLITQDAAAGALPTLRAATDPAVLGGQYFGPGRPGEVRGYPKVVESSDRSHDAELQRRLWAVSEELTGVVYPVG, encoded by the coding sequence ATGGCCAAGTGGACCACATCGGACATTCCCGACCAGTCGGGTCGCGTCGCCATCATCACCGGGGCCAACACCGGCCTGGGGTACGAGACCGCCTTGGCGCTCGCCGAGCGCGGGGCCCGCGTGGTGCTGGCCGTGCGCAATCTCGACAAGGGCAAGGACGCCGCCGCGCGGATCACCGCCCAGAGCCCACACGCCGAGGTCTCGCTGCAGGAGCTGGACCTGACGTCCCTGGGGTCCATCCGCGCCGCGGCGGACCAGTTACGGTCCGAGCACGACCGCATCGACCTGCTGGTCAACAACGCGGGGGTGATGTGGACGCCGAAGTCGACCACCAAGGACGGCTTCGAGCTGCAGTTCGGCACCAACCACCTCGGCCACTTCGCCTTCACCGGCCTGCTGCTGGATCGGCTTTTGCCCGTCGCCGGATCGCGGGTCGTGACGGTCAGCAGCATCGGCCACCGCATCCGCGCCGACATTCATTTCGACGACCTGCAATGGGAACGCCGTTACAGCCGGGTGGGGGCCTACGGGCAATCCAAGCTGGCCAACCTGTTGTTCACCTACGAACTGCAGCGACGGCTTGCCCCGCGTGGGACGACGATCGCCGTGGCCGCCCATCCCGGCGGCTCGCGGACCGAGCTGACCCGCAACCTGCCCGCGCCGCTTGCGCGCGTCTTTTCCGTGGTCGAACCCCTCATCACGCAGGACGCGGCCGCCGGCGCGCTGCCGACGCTGCGCGCCGCCACCGACCCCGCCGTGCTGGGCGGCCAGTACTTCGGACCCGGAAGACCCGGCGAGGTTCGCGGCTACCCCAAGGTGGTGGAGTCGAGCGACAGGTCCCACGATGCGGAGTTGCAGCGCCGGTTGTGGGCCGTCTCCGAGGAGCTCACCGGGGTGGTGTACCCCGTCGGCTGA
- a CDS encoding TetR/AcrR family transcriptional regulator, which yields MAQPARPLRADAARNRARVLDVAYESFAAEGLSVPIDEIARRAGVGAGTVYRHFPTKDALFQAVIESRMQRLVDDADALLKSEGPGEALFTFLRSVVLHWGARDRGLVDALAGIGIDIANAAPEAEDAFLAVLGELLRAAQKAGTARQDIGAREVKAILVGCQAMEAYASALAERVTDVVVDGLRAGR from the coding sequence ATGGCGCAACCCGCACGGCCGCTGCGCGCCGACGCGGCACGCAACCGTGCGCGCGTCCTCGACGTCGCCTATGAAAGCTTTGCGGCCGAAGGCCTTTCGGTGCCGATCGATGAGATCGCCCGGCGCGCCGGGGTCGGCGCCGGCACCGTCTACCGGCACTTCCCGACGAAGGACGCGCTGTTTCAGGCGGTCATCGAGAGCCGGATGCAGCGCCTCGTCGACGACGCGGACGCCCTGCTGAAATCCGAAGGGCCCGGTGAAGCGCTCTTCACCTTCCTGCGCTCGGTCGTGTTGCATTGGGGTGCGAGGGACCGTGGCCTGGTCGACGCGCTGGCCGGGATCGGCATAGACATCGCAAACGCCGCACCCGAGGCCGAGGATGCCTTCCTTGCCGTGCTCGGCGAGCTGCTGCGTGCCGCGCAAAAAGCGGGCACCGCGCGCCAAGACATCGGTGCGCGGGAAGTCAAGGCAATCCTGGTCGGATGCCAGGCGATGGAGGCCTACGCCTCGGCGTTGGCCGAGCGGGTGACCGACGTCGTCGTCGACGGTTTGCGCGCGGGACGGTAG